A genome region from Brienomyrus brachyistius isolate T26 chromosome 23, BBRACH_0.4, whole genome shotgun sequence includes the following:
- the zbtb22a gene encoding zinc finger and BTB domain-containing protein 22 isoform X1, with the protein MDQSCSSSGSGTSAGSVVEVSFPSVRTAVLDSLNRQREEGRLCDLSIQVQGQVFRAHRCVMAASSPYFHDQVLLKNVTTVSLPSVMDPLVFESVLSSAYTGHLSIVRDDIVNYVTVASFLQMWHIVDKCTEILKRPRALGGAQSHGGNTHNAPSRQQSPSSTDCLYTERERERERQRGVEAKERETRDRGQVGPATLEKRPPCPDQGSLPPLASWRHPQQFSRWNRPRPAAQVLPPQSSADSQLDPNPSVESDYSSCEELWMSANSKASPRGYDGGSAFRAAFDNVNSRPGAHAVLGYISDAGRLRPRARPKGTQQSCSVEDFQKFGGRGVERRGVDGAQGFGEVDGDLQGKKNGERGTEPDEGMGEVVEEGEEEEMDGAERTGQSADYPTSVYQGEEGEQLDKGDNPEAASKDGGELEKESDVSSLRGVESNGAGPGPACPGPAPPARMQWQASPWLQQGSRPMEGEEDYRREEEEDEEEEEEVDFGRFADEGSVPFGGDTYDEIEDGTGQVSQRPLVPASPSDDNEYHLGPPELGWPPLNITTQGQGGATAPGNSRHIPPSSAPFPPSSSPPIPSSSSSSSSLSIAGTSYSGKVHFCHCGKAYTLKSMRDRHVKMQHLNLRPFACPVCAKTFKMKHHLTKHLKTHGGLRPYECGLCGKKVIWRDSFLRHQARCERLAAAGMPPSYDGSTGVSNLNATDIDEGYSYNFDEGEGFLSEGSQVKVEESDFQGEAGTAIGGLLGGVSSDGAELTAQSRTLMSGQELKEEESERYS; encoded by the exons ATGGATCAGAGCTGCAGTAGTAGTGGCTCTGGCACCTCCGCTGGCTCGGTGGTGGAGGTGAGCTTCCCCAGCGTGAGGACAGCTGTGTTGGACAGCCTGAACCGGCAGCGTGAGGAGGGCCGGCTGTGCGACCTGTCCATCCAGGTGCAGGGGCAGGTCTTCCGGGCCCATCGCTGCGTGATGGCTGCCTCATCGCCGTACTTTCATGACCAG GTGCTGCTGAAAAACGTGACGACCGTCTCCCTGCCCTCAGTCATGGACCCCCTGGTCTTTGAAAGCGTCCTGAGCTCTGCCTACACGGGCCACCTGAGCATTGTGCGCGACGACATCGTCAACTACGTCACCGTGGCCAGCTTCCTGCAGATGTGGCACATCGTGGACAAGTGCACAGAAATCCTAAAGAGGCCCCGGGCACTAGGGGGCGCTCAGAGTCACGGCGGCAACACTCATAATGCCCCATCCAGGCAGCAGTCCCCCAGCAGCACTGACTGCCTCTACACTGAGAGGGAGCGTGAGAGGGAGAGGCAGCGGGGTGTGGAGGCCAAGGAGAGAGAGACTAGGGACCGGGGGCAGGTTGGTCCTGCCACACTTGAGAAGAGGCCACCTTGTCCAGACCAAGGCTCTCTGCCACCCTTGGCAAGCTGGAGGCATCCTCAGCAGTTCTCCAGGTGGAACCGACCTCGGCCGGCAGCTCAGGTTCTGCCTCCACAGTCATCTGCTGACTCTCAGCTTGACCCCAATCCAAGCGTGGAGAGTGACTACTCCAGCTGCGAAGAGCTCTGGATGTCGGCGAACAGCAAAGCCAGCCCTCGGGGTTATGACGGCGGCAGCGCTTTCAGAGCCGCTTTTGACAACGTTAACAGCAGGCCTGGTGCACACGCTGTGCTCGGCTACATCAGCGACGCCGGCAGGCTGAGGCCGAGGGCCCGACCCAAGGGGACGCAGCAGAGCTGCTCCGTGGAGGATTTCCAGAAATTCGGGGGAAGAGGGGTGGAGAGACGTGGTGTGGATGGTGCACAGGGCTTTGGGGAGGTAGATGGAGATCTTCAAGGAAAGAAGAATGGAGAGAGAGGAACAGAACCAGATGAAGGGATGGGAGAAGTTGtggaggagggagaggaggaggagatggaTGGAGCAGAGAGAACAGGACAGTCTG CAGACTACCCCACAAGTGTGTACCagggagaagagggagagcaactGGATAAAGGAGACAATCCTGAGGCTGCGTCCAAGGATGGGGGGGAGCTTGAGAAGGAGTCAGACGTCAGCTCCCTTCGTGGTGTTGAAAGCAACGGTGCAGGCCCTGGTCCTGCTTGTCCAGGACCTGCTCCTCCTGCTCGCATGCAGTGGCAGGCAAGTCCCTGGTTGCAGCAGGGTAGCAGGCCaatggagggagaggaggattatagaagagaggaggaggaagatgaggaagaagaggaagaggttGATTTTGGGCGTTTTGCAGATGAAGGCAGCGTGCCCTTTGGTGGGGACACTTATGATGAAATTGAAGATGGAACCGGACAGGTTTCCCAGAGGCCATTAGTGCCTGCATCCCCTTCTGATGACAACGAATATCACTTGGGGCCCCCGGAGTTAGGTTGGCCCCCTCTGAACATCACCACCCAGGGCCAAGGAGGTGCAACTGCTCCTGGGAATAGCCGCCACATCCCTCCTTCCTCTGCTCCGTTTCCCCCTTCCTCCTCTCCTCCCatcccatcctcctcctcctcttcctcctcccttTCCATTGCAGGCACCTCCTACTCAGGCAAGGTACATTTCTGTCACTGCGGCAAGGCCTACACGCTGAAGAGCATGCGCGACCGGCACGTCAAGATGCAGCACCTGAACCTGCGTCCTTTCGCCTGCCCTGTATGCGCCAAGACCTTCAAGATGAAGCATCACCTCACCAAGCACCTCAAAACTCATGGTGGCCTGAGGCCCTACGAATGTGGACTCTGTGGAAAGAAGGTAATCTGGAGGGACAGCTTCCTACGTCACCAGGCGCGCTGCGAGAGGCTAGCCGCGGCCGGCATGCCCCCCAGCTATGACGGCAGCACCGGCGTTAGCAACTTAAACGCGACTGACATCGACGAAGGCTACAGCTACAATTTTGATGAAGGGGAGGGCTTCTTGTCAGAGGGCAGCCAGGTGAAGGTGGAGGAGTCCGATTTTCAGGGGGAGGCGGGGACTGCAATTGGCGGTTTGCTGGGGGGTGTGTCCTCGGATGGGGCGGAGTTGACGGCTCAGTCTAGGACGTTAATGAGTGGCCAGGAATTAAAAGAGGAAGAATCAGAGAGGTACAGCTGA
- the zbtb22a gene encoding zinc finger and BTB domain-containing protein 22 isoform X2, with the protein MDQSCSSSGSGTSAGSVVEVSFPSVRTAVLDSLNRQREEGRLCDLSIQVQGQVFRAHRCVMAASSPYFHDQVLLKNVTTVSLPSVMDPLVFESVLSSAYTGHLSIVRDDIVNYVTVASFLQMWHIVDKCTEILKRPRALGGAQSHGGNTHNAPSRQQSPSSTDCLYTERERERERQRGVEAKERETRDRGQVGPATLEKRPPCPDQGSLPPLASWRHPQQFSRWNRPRPAAQVLPPQSSADSQLDPNPSVESDYSSCEELWMSANSKASPRGYDGGSAFRAAFDNVNSRPGAHAVLGYISDAGRLRPRARPKGTQQSCSVEDFQKFGGRGVERRGVDGAQGFGEVDGDLQGKKNGERGTEPDEGMGEVVEEGEEEEMDGAERTGQSDYPTSVYQGEEGEQLDKGDNPEAASKDGGELEKESDVSSLRGVESNGAGPGPACPGPAPPARMQWQASPWLQQGSRPMEGEEDYRREEEEDEEEEEEVDFGRFADEGSVPFGGDTYDEIEDGTGQVSQRPLVPASPSDDNEYHLGPPELGWPPLNITTQGQGGATAPGNSRHIPPSSAPFPPSSSPPIPSSSSSSSSLSIAGTSYSGKVHFCHCGKAYTLKSMRDRHVKMQHLNLRPFACPVCAKTFKMKHHLTKHLKTHGGLRPYECGLCGKKVIWRDSFLRHQARCERLAAAGMPPSYDGSTGVSNLNATDIDEGYSYNFDEGEGFLSEGSQVKVEESDFQGEAGTAIGGLLGGVSSDGAELTAQSRTLMSGQELKEEESERYS; encoded by the exons ATGGATCAGAGCTGCAGTAGTAGTGGCTCTGGCACCTCCGCTGGCTCGGTGGTGGAGGTGAGCTTCCCCAGCGTGAGGACAGCTGTGTTGGACAGCCTGAACCGGCAGCGTGAGGAGGGCCGGCTGTGCGACCTGTCCATCCAGGTGCAGGGGCAGGTCTTCCGGGCCCATCGCTGCGTGATGGCTGCCTCATCGCCGTACTTTCATGACCAG GTGCTGCTGAAAAACGTGACGACCGTCTCCCTGCCCTCAGTCATGGACCCCCTGGTCTTTGAAAGCGTCCTGAGCTCTGCCTACACGGGCCACCTGAGCATTGTGCGCGACGACATCGTCAACTACGTCACCGTGGCCAGCTTCCTGCAGATGTGGCACATCGTGGACAAGTGCACAGAAATCCTAAAGAGGCCCCGGGCACTAGGGGGCGCTCAGAGTCACGGCGGCAACACTCATAATGCCCCATCCAGGCAGCAGTCCCCCAGCAGCACTGACTGCCTCTACACTGAGAGGGAGCGTGAGAGGGAGAGGCAGCGGGGTGTGGAGGCCAAGGAGAGAGAGACTAGGGACCGGGGGCAGGTTGGTCCTGCCACACTTGAGAAGAGGCCACCTTGTCCAGACCAAGGCTCTCTGCCACCCTTGGCAAGCTGGAGGCATCCTCAGCAGTTCTCCAGGTGGAACCGACCTCGGCCGGCAGCTCAGGTTCTGCCTCCACAGTCATCTGCTGACTCTCAGCTTGACCCCAATCCAAGCGTGGAGAGTGACTACTCCAGCTGCGAAGAGCTCTGGATGTCGGCGAACAGCAAAGCCAGCCCTCGGGGTTATGACGGCGGCAGCGCTTTCAGAGCCGCTTTTGACAACGTTAACAGCAGGCCTGGTGCACACGCTGTGCTCGGCTACATCAGCGACGCCGGCAGGCTGAGGCCGAGGGCCCGACCCAAGGGGACGCAGCAGAGCTGCTCCGTGGAGGATTTCCAGAAATTCGGGGGAAGAGGGGTGGAGAGACGTGGTGTGGATGGTGCACAGGGCTTTGGGGAGGTAGATGGAGATCTTCAAGGAAAGAAGAATGGAGAGAGAGGAACAGAACCAGATGAAGGGATGGGAGAAGTTGtggaggagggagaggaggaggagatggaTGGAGCAGAGAGAACAGGACAGTCTG ACTACCCCACAAGTGTGTACCagggagaagagggagagcaactGGATAAAGGAGACAATCCTGAGGCTGCGTCCAAGGATGGGGGGGAGCTTGAGAAGGAGTCAGACGTCAGCTCCCTTCGTGGTGTTGAAAGCAACGGTGCAGGCCCTGGTCCTGCTTGTCCAGGACCTGCTCCTCCTGCTCGCATGCAGTGGCAGGCAAGTCCCTGGTTGCAGCAGGGTAGCAGGCCaatggagggagaggaggattatagaagagaggaggaggaagatgaggaagaagaggaagaggttGATTTTGGGCGTTTTGCAGATGAAGGCAGCGTGCCCTTTGGTGGGGACACTTATGATGAAATTGAAGATGGAACCGGACAGGTTTCCCAGAGGCCATTAGTGCCTGCATCCCCTTCTGATGACAACGAATATCACTTGGGGCCCCCGGAGTTAGGTTGGCCCCCTCTGAACATCACCACCCAGGGCCAAGGAGGTGCAACTGCTCCTGGGAATAGCCGCCACATCCCTCCTTCCTCTGCTCCGTTTCCCCCTTCCTCCTCTCCTCCCatcccatcctcctcctcctcttcctcctcccttTCCATTGCAGGCACCTCCTACTCAGGCAAGGTACATTTCTGTCACTGCGGCAAGGCCTACACGCTGAAGAGCATGCGCGACCGGCACGTCAAGATGCAGCACCTGAACCTGCGTCCTTTCGCCTGCCCTGTATGCGCCAAGACCTTCAAGATGAAGCATCACCTCACCAAGCACCTCAAAACTCATGGTGGCCTGAGGCCCTACGAATGTGGACTCTGTGGAAAGAAGGTAATCTGGAGGGACAGCTTCCTACGTCACCAGGCGCGCTGCGAGAGGCTAGCCGCGGCCGGCATGCCCCCCAGCTATGACGGCAGCACCGGCGTTAGCAACTTAAACGCGACTGACATCGACGAAGGCTACAGCTACAATTTTGATGAAGGGGAGGGCTTCTTGTCAGAGGGCAGCCAGGTGAAGGTGGAGGAGTCCGATTTTCAGGGGGAGGCGGGGACTGCAATTGGCGGTTTGCTGGGGGGTGTGTCCTCGGATGGGGCGGAGTTGACGGCTCAGTCTAGGACGTTAATGAGTGGCCAGGAATTAAAAGAGGAAGAATCAGAGAGGTACAGCTGA
- the kifc1 gene encoding kinesin-like protein KIFC1 isoform X2 has translation MNKENASRLPVFSVKRTYTSSTESNGEQPAQKLRKVDGEAGKVKQAASMAGTRHRPVAAAHRVMGKPLRPTGAATVAEGPSKAIQKRPVASVPKAVPATGKTGARRPAWDLKGKVSDMENKVHAYQNRIKSTAQENKDLKDSMARGQERQQLMDEEIQTLKYQLSQAVAELAVLSEVRDQLDKVTEDRNNFREKFTTLNQEHGVLLNLRQSLESQIQNIQTQMSVQGSVLSCCQADLKEAQELLRNLEEKVAHQSDEIYQGEMERRKLHNTIQELKGNIRVFCRVRPLLTADQSNMAQMEFPAHDEKTLKLAKTEESHTGRNGDTQRSYNFSFDRVFGPKASQKETGSGKTYTMEGGEVEDTQGVIPRAVHQIFTTAKALEEQGWQYKFVASFVEIYNETLRDLLYRGKSNKRPEHEIKKTSNSDITVTNLTYQQVTTEDEVCNLVLLANRNRSTARTNMNDYSSRSHSVFQLDIEGENANRGIKSKSTLCLVDLAGSERVQKSQSQGERFKEMTAINNSLTNLGIVITALANKDNFIPYRNSKLTYLLQNCLGGNSKTLMFVNIAPEEESFGESLNSLRFASKVNECVIGTASANRK, from the exons ATGAATAAGGAG AATGCATCTCGCCTACCCGTATTCTCTGTGAAGAGGACTTACACAAGTAGCACAGAGAGCAACGGCGAACAACCTGCCCAG AAACTGCGCAAAGTTGATGGAGAGGCTGGAAAGGTGAAGCAGGCAGCCAGCATGGCTGGCACTCGCCATCGTCCAGTGGCTGCAGCCCATAGAGTAATGG GCAAACCACTTAGACCAACAGGAGCTGCGACGGTGGCAGAGGGTCCTTCTAAAG CTATTCAGAAGCGCCCAGTTGCCTCAGTCCCGAAAGCAG TGCCTGCGACTGGTAAAACTGGAGCACGGCGACCAGCCTGGGATTTGAAGGGTAAAGTGAGTGATATGGAAAACAAAGTCCATGCGTATCAGAACCGGATCAAAAGTACTGCCCAAGAGAATAAGGATTTGAAGGATTCTATGGCCAGGGGGCAAGAGCGGCAACAGCTGATGGATGAGGAGATTCAAACATTGAAATACCAGCTGAG CCAAGCTGTAGCAGAGTTGGCAGTCCTGTCTGAAGTCAGAGACCAACTGGATAAGGTGACTGAAGATCGGAATAATTTCAGGGAGAAATTCACCACCTTGAATCAGGAACATGGTGTACTTTTGAACCTGAGACAATCTCTTGAGTCTCAGATTCAGAATATACAG ACTCAGATGTCAGTGCAGGGCTCCGTACTATCCTGCTGTCAAGCCGATTTGAAGGAGGCACAGGAATTGCTGAGGAATCTTGAGGAGAAGGTAGCCCACCAATCAGATGAAATATACCAGGGAGAAATGGAGCGCCGGAAGCTGCATAATACTATCCAGGAGCTgaag GGAAACATTAGGGTGTTTTGTAGAGTTCGCCCCCTGCTGACAGCCGACCAGTCAAACATGGCACAAATGGAGTTTCCTGCTCATGATGAGAAGACTCTCAAACTGGCTAAGACTGAGGAG TCCCACACAGGTCGAAATGGTGACACCCAGCGGAGCTATAACTTCAGCTTTGACAGAGTGTTTGGACCTAAAGCTTCCCAGAAAGAG ACAGGCAGTGGTAAGACTTATACCATGGAGGGTGGAGAAGTGGAGGATACTCAGGGGGTCATCCCCAGAGCAGTGCACCAGATCTTTACCACGGCGAAGGCTCTAGAAGAGCAGGGCTGGCAG TACAAATTTGTTGCAAGTTTTGTGGAGATCTATAACGAGACACTGAGAGACCTCCTGTACCGGGGCAAGTCCAACAAACGTCCAGAGCATGAGATCAAGAAGACATCCAACTCTGACATCACTGTCACCAATTTGACTTACCAGCAAGTCACCACTGAGGATGAG GTTTGTAACCTCGTCCTGCTGGCCAATCGGAATCGATCAACTGCTCGGACCAACATGAATGATTACTCCTCTCGCTCTCACTCCGTCTTCCAGTTAGACATAGAGGGTGAGAATGCAAACAGAGGAATCAAGAGTAAAT CTACCCTGTGCCTGGTTGACCTCGCTGGCAGTGAGAGGGTTCAGAAGAGCCAGTCTCAGGGAGAGAGGTTTAAGGAGATGACTGCAATTAACAACTCGCTGACCAACCTTGGCATTGTGATAACAGCACTTGCAAATAag GACAACTTCATACCATATAGAAACTCAAAGCTCACATATCTGCTTCAGAATTGCTTGGGGGGAAACAGCAAGAC CCTCATGTTTGTCAACATTGCCCCAGAGGAGGAAAGCTTTGGCGAGTCGCTGAACTCCCTTCGATTTGCCAGCAAG GTCAATGAATGTGTCATCGGGACAGCTTCAGCAAACAGAAAATGA
- the kifc1 gene encoding kinesin-like protein KIFC1 isoform X1, whose product MNKENASRLPVFSVKRTYTSSTESNGEQPAQKLRKVDGEAGKVKQAASMAGTRHRPVAAAHRVMGKPLRPTGAATVAEGPSKAIQKRPVASVPKAVPATGKTGARRPAWDLKGKVSDMENKVHAYQNRIKSTAQENKDLKDSMARGQERQQLMDEEIQTLKYQLSQAVAELAVLSEVRDQLDKVTEDRNNFREKFTTLNQEHGVLLNLRQSLESQIQNIQTQMSVQGSVLSCCQADLKEAQELLRNLEEKVAHQSDEIYQGEMERRKLHNTIQELKGNIRVFCRVRPLLTADQSNMAQMEFPAHDEKTLKLAKTEESHTGRNGDTQRSYNFSFDRVFGPKASQKEVFEEIALLVQSALDGYNVCCFAYGQTGSGKTYTMEGGEVEDTQGVIPRAVHQIFTTAKALEEQGWQYKFVASFVEIYNETLRDLLYRGKSNKRPEHEIKKTSNSDITVTNLTYQQVTTEDEVCNLVLLANRNRSTARTNMNDYSSRSHSVFQLDIEGENANRGIKSKSTLCLVDLAGSERVQKSQSQGERFKEMTAINNSLTNLGIVITALANKDNFIPYRNSKLTYLLQNCLGGNSKTLMFVNIAPEEESFGESLNSLRFASKVNECVIGTASANRK is encoded by the exons ATGAATAAGGAG AATGCATCTCGCCTACCCGTATTCTCTGTGAAGAGGACTTACACAAGTAGCACAGAGAGCAACGGCGAACAACCTGCCCAG AAACTGCGCAAAGTTGATGGAGAGGCTGGAAAGGTGAAGCAGGCAGCCAGCATGGCTGGCACTCGCCATCGTCCAGTGGCTGCAGCCCATAGAGTAATGG GCAAACCACTTAGACCAACAGGAGCTGCGACGGTGGCAGAGGGTCCTTCTAAAG CTATTCAGAAGCGCCCAGTTGCCTCAGTCCCGAAAGCAG TGCCTGCGACTGGTAAAACTGGAGCACGGCGACCAGCCTGGGATTTGAAGGGTAAAGTGAGTGATATGGAAAACAAAGTCCATGCGTATCAGAACCGGATCAAAAGTACTGCCCAAGAGAATAAGGATTTGAAGGATTCTATGGCCAGGGGGCAAGAGCGGCAACAGCTGATGGATGAGGAGATTCAAACATTGAAATACCAGCTGAG CCAAGCTGTAGCAGAGTTGGCAGTCCTGTCTGAAGTCAGAGACCAACTGGATAAGGTGACTGAAGATCGGAATAATTTCAGGGAGAAATTCACCACCTTGAATCAGGAACATGGTGTACTTTTGAACCTGAGACAATCTCTTGAGTCTCAGATTCAGAATATACAG ACTCAGATGTCAGTGCAGGGCTCCGTACTATCCTGCTGTCAAGCCGATTTGAAGGAGGCACAGGAATTGCTGAGGAATCTTGAGGAGAAGGTAGCCCACCAATCAGATGAAATATACCAGGGAGAAATGGAGCGCCGGAAGCTGCATAATACTATCCAGGAGCTgaag GGAAACATTAGGGTGTTTTGTAGAGTTCGCCCCCTGCTGACAGCCGACCAGTCAAACATGGCACAAATGGAGTTTCCTGCTCATGATGAGAAGACTCTCAAACTGGCTAAGACTGAGGAG TCCCACACAGGTCGAAATGGTGACACCCAGCGGAGCTATAACTTCAGCTTTGACAGAGTGTTTGGACCTAAAGCTTCCCAGAAAGAGGTCTTTGAGGAAATCGCCCTGCTGGTTCAGTCTGCTCTGGATGGGTATAATGTCTGTTGCTTTGCATATGGCCAGACAGGCAGTGGTAAGACTTATACCATGGAGGGTGGAGAAGTGGAGGATACTCAGGGGGTCATCCCCAGAGCAGTGCACCAGATCTTTACCACGGCGAAGGCTCTAGAAGAGCAGGGCTGGCAG TACAAATTTGTTGCAAGTTTTGTGGAGATCTATAACGAGACACTGAGAGACCTCCTGTACCGGGGCAAGTCCAACAAACGTCCAGAGCATGAGATCAAGAAGACATCCAACTCTGACATCACTGTCACCAATTTGACTTACCAGCAAGTCACCACTGAGGATGAG GTTTGTAACCTCGTCCTGCTGGCCAATCGGAATCGATCAACTGCTCGGACCAACATGAATGATTACTCCTCTCGCTCTCACTCCGTCTTCCAGTTAGACATAGAGGGTGAGAATGCAAACAGAGGAATCAAGAGTAAAT CTACCCTGTGCCTGGTTGACCTCGCTGGCAGTGAGAGGGTTCAGAAGAGCCAGTCTCAGGGAGAGAGGTTTAAGGAGATGACTGCAATTAACAACTCGCTGACCAACCTTGGCATTGTGATAACAGCACTTGCAAATAag GACAACTTCATACCATATAGAAACTCAAAGCTCACATATCTGCTTCAGAATTGCTTGGGGGGAAACAGCAAGAC CCTCATGTTTGTCAACATTGCCCCAGAGGAGGAAAGCTTTGGCGAGTCGCTGAACTCCCTTCGATTTGCCAGCAAG GTCAATGAATGTGTCATCGGGACAGCTTCAGCAAACAGAAAATGA